From a region of the Zingiber officinale cultivar Zhangliang chromosome 4B, Zo_v1.1, whole genome shotgun sequence genome:
- the LOC121975963 gene encoding uncharacterized protein LOC121975963 isoform X6 — MPDLRSSGYSDTGPERGGAFWDVQRMGSHDSNPRRDIYGERGGSPPPWIPLSYGGGRVGNLVDRFSGLVLGDGRNEGVHQVIKALEDAESTIKQQLEENNVLKNELLQKAQELEKYVDAYKISNSNSPAGHEAERRWIENHSPLNPQAMVLHQNGVVGREETHLESVTANQHTYGSNKVNGDLRKFPGVHSALGSAGPSQYSTPSSRSLSPSRHQKEGGDQDKRFISSGNCLVPVSNLNSSTLWKQELVVKVREHEEEIAQLRKHLADYSIKEAQIRNEKYVLEKRIAYMRMAFDQQQQDLVDAASKAISYRQDIIEENIRLTYALQAAHAERSTFVSSLVPILSEHGLQPSVVDAQSIVSNLKVLFTHMQERFIIAEEKLKESQYQITPLYADISNAGFPAQSPSHMVAQATVSNNNSLEIVPQPTYPHAQSPISSNFQAKHVWETVGDQKQQHGPSSVPSKNLDQDIPESTPSMRDYRTSQDASVQINQGETHTAHHSVESKNQSSFKDLLRSSQTDDSETIAHAGKEPSVHCASGNSPYTTTGQDEPNAYSYLPTVLEEPSSRNSFSEADDDPLPAIDGLRISGDAYPGRELHASGYSINGTTSCNFEWVRYLEDGSVKYIEGAKQPDYLVTADDVDAYLAIEVQPLDDRKRKGELVKVFANDQRKITCDPEMQEKIKRTLSSGHATYDVSLSTRYLDIWETAILTIKKEGYNIKCIGPRGVVTEKFQKNTTISIPYGHPTEFLIQEASGEYLLRTEESSVLRDTIVLTLRIFKVMAGEKRKGRRKGLFFM, encoded by the exons ATGCCCGATTTGAGGTCCTCGGGCTACTCTGATACTGGCCCCGAGCGGGGAGGGGCGTTCTGGGATGTCCAGCGCATGGGAAGCCACGATTCGAACCCGAGGAGGGATATCTACGGCGAAAGAGGTGGCTCGCCGCCGCCGTGGATCCCTCTGTCGTATGGCGGCGGCAGGGTCGGGAACCTGGTGGATAGGTTTTCTGGGTTGGTCTTAGGCGATGGCCGAAATGAGGGCGTTCACCAAGTCATCAAGGCGTTGGAGGATGCCGAGAGCACTATCAAGCAACAG TTGGAAGAGAACAACGTATTAAAGAATGAACTCTTGCAAAAAGCACAAGAATTAGAAAAATAT gtggatgcctataaaatcAGTAATTCCAATTCTCCAGCTGGACATGAAGCAGAGAGGAGATGGATAGAAAATCATTCACCTTTAAATCCTCAAGCTATGGTGCTTCATCAGAATGGAGTGGTTGGAAGGGAGGAAACTCATTTGGAATCTGTCACGGCTAATCAACACACATATGGGAGCAACAAGGTTAATGGTGACCTTCGAAAATTTCCTGGAGTACATTCTGCTTTAGGCAGTGCCGGTCCATCTCAATACTCTACACCATCATCTAGATCCTTGTCTCCAAGCAG GCATCAAAAGGAAGGAGGAGACCAAGATAAGAGGTTCATTTCATCAGGAAATTGTTTGGTGCCAGTGTCTAATCTCAACTCTAGTACTCTTTGGAAGCAG GAACTTGTTGTTAAGGTCAGAGAGCATGAAGAAGAGATTGCACAGTTAAGGAAGCATCTTGCTGATTATTCAATAAAG GAAGCACAAATACGCAATGAGAAATATGTTCTAGAAAAAAGAATTGCTTATATGCGCATG GCATTTGATCAGCAACAACAAGACTTGGTTGATGCTGCATCAAAAGCTATTTCATATAGACAAGATATTATTGAGGAGAATATTCGTCTAACATATGCCTTGCAA GCTGCTCATGCAGAGAGATCGACTTTTGTATCTTCTTTGGTGCCCATTCTCTCAGAACACGGTCTTCAACCTTCTGTGGTTGATGCTCAGTCAATTGTCAGTAATCTTAAG GTTTTGTTTACCCACATGCAGGAGAGATTTATCATTGCTGAG GAAAAGCTGAAAGAATCTCAATATCAGATAACTCCATTGTATGCGGACATATCAAATGCAGGTTTTCCTGCACAGTCACCTTCCCATATGGTGGCACAAGCGACTGTTTCT AACAATAATAGCTTGGAAATTGTGCCTCAGCCAACATATCCACATGCACAGTCTCCAATTTCTTCTAATTTCCAAGCAAAACATGTTTGGGAGACAGTTGGGGACCAAAAACAGCAACATGGTCCAAGTAGTGTTCCTTCAAAGAATCTGGACCAGGACATTCCAGAAAGCACTCCTTCCATGAG GGATTATAGAACCTCCCAGGATGCTTCAGTTCAAATAAATCAAGGGGAAACTCATACTGCACATCATTCTGTGGAATCTAAAAATCAGTCATCTTTCAAAGACCTTTTGAGAAGTTCCCAAACTGATGACTCGGAGACAATTGCTCACGCTGGGAAAGAACCTTCTGTTCATTGTGCTTCAGGAAACTCACCTTACACAACTACTGGACAGGATGAACCAAATGCTTACTCTTACCTTCCTACAGTCCTTGAAGAGCCTAGTTCTAGAAACTCATTCTCTGAAG CAGATGATGATCCACTGCCAGCCATTGATGGTCTTCGAATTTCAGGTGATGCTTATCCTGGAAGGGAACTTCATGCAAGTGGGTACTCAATCAATGGAACAACAAGTTGTAATTTTGAG tggGTACGATATTTAGAAGATGGTTCTGTTAAGTATATTGAAG GAGCAAAACAACCGGACTATCTAGTTACTGCTGATGATGTGGATGCATACCTTGCTATTGAAGTTCAACCCCTGGATGATAGGAAGCGGAAG GGCGAACTTGTAAAGGTTTTTGCCAATGACCAAAGAAAGATAACTTGTG ATCCTGAAATGCAAGAGAAGATTAAGAGAACTTTGTCTAGTGGGCATGCAACATATGATGTATCATTATCg ACTAGATATCTTGATATATGGGAAACTGCTATTTTGACAATAAAGAAAGAAGGCTACAACATAAAATGTATTGGACCGCGTGGTGTTGTCACAGAGAAGTTTCAGAAAAATACCACA ATCTCCATTCCATATGGACATCCCACGGAGTTTCTCATTCAGGAGGCTAGTGGGGAGTATCTACTAAGGACGGAAGAGAGTAGCGT
- the LOC121975963 gene encoding uncharacterized protein LOC121975963 isoform X7, giving the protein MPDLRSSGYSDTGPERGGAFWDVQRMGSHDSNPRRDIYGERGGSPPPWIPLSYGGGRVGNLVDRFSGLVLGDGRNEGVHQVIKALEDAESTIKQQLEENNVLKNELLQKAQELEKYRLEVKSLRPEIPTNDQVDAYKISNSNSPAGHEAERRWIENHSPLNPQAMVLHQNGVVGREETHLESVTANQHTYGSNKVNGDLRKFPGVHSALGSAGPSQYSTPSSRSLSPSRHQKEGGDQDKRFISSGNCLVPVSNLNSSTLWKQELVVKVREHEEEIAQLRKHLADYSIKAAHAERSTFVSSLVPILSEHGLQPSVVDAQSIVSNLKVLFTHMQERFIIAEEKLKESQYQITPLYADISNAGFPAQSPSHMVAQATVSNNNSLEIVPQPTYPHAQSPISSNFQAKHVWETVGDQKQQHGPSSVPSKNLDQDIPESTPSMRDYRTSQDASVQINQGETHTAHHSVESKNQSSFKDLLRSSQTDDSETIAHAGKEPSVHCASGNSPYTTTGQDEPNAYSYLPTVLEEPSSRNSFSEADDDPLPAIDGLRISGDAYPGRELHASGYSINGTTSCNFEWVRYLEDGSVKYIEGAKQPDYLVTADDVDAYLAIEVQPLDDRKRKGELVKVFANDQRKITCDPEMQEKIKRTLSSGHATYDVSLSTRYLDIWETAILTIKKEGYNIKCIGPRGVVTEKFQKNTTISIPYGHPTEFLIQEASGEYLLRTEESSVLRDTIVLTLRIFKVMAGEKRKGRRKGLFFM; this is encoded by the exons ATGCCCGATTTGAGGTCCTCGGGCTACTCTGATACTGGCCCCGAGCGGGGAGGGGCGTTCTGGGATGTCCAGCGCATGGGAAGCCACGATTCGAACCCGAGGAGGGATATCTACGGCGAAAGAGGTGGCTCGCCGCCGCCGTGGATCCCTCTGTCGTATGGCGGCGGCAGGGTCGGGAACCTGGTGGATAGGTTTTCTGGGTTGGTCTTAGGCGATGGCCGAAATGAGGGCGTTCACCAAGTCATCAAGGCGTTGGAGGATGCCGAGAGCACTATCAAGCAACAG TTGGAAGAGAACAACGTATTAAAGAATGAACTCTTGCAAAAAGCACAAGAATTAGAAAAATAT agGTTAGAAGTCAAATCATTAAGGCCTGAAATACCTACAAATGATCaggtggatgcctataaaatcAGTAATTCCAATTCTCCAGCTGGACATGAAGCAGAGAGGAGATGGATAGAAAATCATTCACCTTTAAATCCTCAAGCTATGGTGCTTCATCAGAATGGAGTGGTTGGAAGGGAGGAAACTCATTTGGAATCTGTCACGGCTAATCAACACACATATGGGAGCAACAAGGTTAATGGTGACCTTCGAAAATTTCCTGGAGTACATTCTGCTTTAGGCAGTGCCGGTCCATCTCAATACTCTACACCATCATCTAGATCCTTGTCTCCAAGCAG GCATCAAAAGGAAGGAGGAGACCAAGATAAGAGGTTCATTTCATCAGGAAATTGTTTGGTGCCAGTGTCTAATCTCAACTCTAGTACTCTTTGGAAGCAG GAACTTGTTGTTAAGGTCAGAGAGCATGAAGAAGAGATTGCACAGTTAAGGAAGCATCTTGCTGATTATTCAATAAAG GCTGCTCATGCAGAGAGATCGACTTTTGTATCTTCTTTGGTGCCCATTCTCTCAGAACACGGTCTTCAACCTTCTGTGGTTGATGCTCAGTCAATTGTCAGTAATCTTAAG GTTTTGTTTACCCACATGCAGGAGAGATTTATCATTGCTGAG GAAAAGCTGAAAGAATCTCAATATCAGATAACTCCATTGTATGCGGACATATCAAATGCAGGTTTTCCTGCACAGTCACCTTCCCATATGGTGGCACAAGCGACTGTTTCT AACAATAATAGCTTGGAAATTGTGCCTCAGCCAACATATCCACATGCACAGTCTCCAATTTCTTCTAATTTCCAAGCAAAACATGTTTGGGAGACAGTTGGGGACCAAAAACAGCAACATGGTCCAAGTAGTGTTCCTTCAAAGAATCTGGACCAGGACATTCCAGAAAGCACTCCTTCCATGAG GGATTATAGAACCTCCCAGGATGCTTCAGTTCAAATAAATCAAGGGGAAACTCATACTGCACATCATTCTGTGGAATCTAAAAATCAGTCATCTTTCAAAGACCTTTTGAGAAGTTCCCAAACTGATGACTCGGAGACAATTGCTCACGCTGGGAAAGAACCTTCTGTTCATTGTGCTTCAGGAAACTCACCTTACACAACTACTGGACAGGATGAACCAAATGCTTACTCTTACCTTCCTACAGTCCTTGAAGAGCCTAGTTCTAGAAACTCATTCTCTGAAG CAGATGATGATCCACTGCCAGCCATTGATGGTCTTCGAATTTCAGGTGATGCTTATCCTGGAAGGGAACTTCATGCAAGTGGGTACTCAATCAATGGAACAACAAGTTGTAATTTTGAG tggGTACGATATTTAGAAGATGGTTCTGTTAAGTATATTGAAG GAGCAAAACAACCGGACTATCTAGTTACTGCTGATGATGTGGATGCATACCTTGCTATTGAAGTTCAACCCCTGGATGATAGGAAGCGGAAG GGCGAACTTGTAAAGGTTTTTGCCAATGACCAAAGAAAGATAACTTGTG ATCCTGAAATGCAAGAGAAGATTAAGAGAACTTTGTCTAGTGGGCATGCAACATATGATGTATCATTATCg ACTAGATATCTTGATATATGGGAAACTGCTATTTTGACAATAAAGAAAGAAGGCTACAACATAAAATGTATTGGACCGCGTGGTGTTGTCACAGAGAAGTTTCAGAAAAATACCACA ATCTCCATTCCATATGGACATCCCACGGAGTTTCTCATTCAGGAGGCTAGTGGGGAGTATCTACTAAGGACGGAAGAGAGTAGCGT
- the LOC121975963 gene encoding uncharacterized protein LOC121975963 isoform X5, which produces MPDLRSSGYSDTGPERGGAFWDVQRMGSHDSNPRRDIYGERGGSPPPWIPLSYGGGRVGNLVDRFSGLVLGDGRNEGVHQVIKALEDAESTIKQQLEENNVLKNELLQKAQELEKYRLEVKSLRPEIPTNDQVDAYKISNSNSPAGHEAERRWIENHSPLNPQAMVLHQNGVVGREETHLESVTANQHTYGSNKVNGDLRKFPGVHSALGSAGPSQYSTPSSRSLSPSRHQKEGGDQDKRFISSGNCLVPVSNLNSSTLWKQELVVKVREHEEEIAQLRKHLADYSIKEAQIRNEKYVLEKRIAYMRMAFDQQQQDLVDAASKAISYRQDIIEENIRLTYALQAAHAERSTFVSSLVPILSEHGLQPSVVDAQSIVSNLKVLFTHMQERFIIAEEKLKESQYQITPLYADISNAGFPAQSPSHMVAQATVSPTYPHAQSPISSNFQAKHVWETVGDQKQQHGPSSVPSKNLDQDIPESTPSMRDYRTSQDASVQINQGETHTAHHSVESKNQSSFKDLLRSSQTDDSETIAHAGKEPSVHCASGNSPYTTTGQDEPNAYSYLPTVLEEPSSRNSFSEDDDPLPAIDGLRISGDAYPGRELHASGYSINGTTSCNFEWVRYLEDGSVKYIEGAKQPDYLVTADDVDAYLAIEVQPLDDRKRKGELVKVFANDQRKITCDPEMQEKIKRTLSSGHATYDVSLSTRYLDIWETAILTIKKEGYNIKCIGPRGVVTEKFQKNTTISIPYGHPTEFLIQEASGEYLLRTEESSVLRDTIVLTLRIFKVMAGEKRKGRRKGLFFM; this is translated from the exons ATGCCCGATTTGAGGTCCTCGGGCTACTCTGATACTGGCCCCGAGCGGGGAGGGGCGTTCTGGGATGTCCAGCGCATGGGAAGCCACGATTCGAACCCGAGGAGGGATATCTACGGCGAAAGAGGTGGCTCGCCGCCGCCGTGGATCCCTCTGTCGTATGGCGGCGGCAGGGTCGGGAACCTGGTGGATAGGTTTTCTGGGTTGGTCTTAGGCGATGGCCGAAATGAGGGCGTTCACCAAGTCATCAAGGCGTTGGAGGATGCCGAGAGCACTATCAAGCAACAG TTGGAAGAGAACAACGTATTAAAGAATGAACTCTTGCAAAAAGCACAAGAATTAGAAAAATAT agGTTAGAAGTCAAATCATTAAGGCCTGAAATACCTACAAATGATCaggtggatgcctataaaatcAGTAATTCCAATTCTCCAGCTGGACATGAAGCAGAGAGGAGATGGATAGAAAATCATTCACCTTTAAATCCTCAAGCTATGGTGCTTCATCAGAATGGAGTGGTTGGAAGGGAGGAAACTCATTTGGAATCTGTCACGGCTAATCAACACACATATGGGAGCAACAAGGTTAATGGTGACCTTCGAAAATTTCCTGGAGTACATTCTGCTTTAGGCAGTGCCGGTCCATCTCAATACTCTACACCATCATCTAGATCCTTGTCTCCAAGCAG GCATCAAAAGGAAGGAGGAGACCAAGATAAGAGGTTCATTTCATCAGGAAATTGTTTGGTGCCAGTGTCTAATCTCAACTCTAGTACTCTTTGGAAGCAG GAACTTGTTGTTAAGGTCAGAGAGCATGAAGAAGAGATTGCACAGTTAAGGAAGCATCTTGCTGATTATTCAATAAAG GAAGCACAAATACGCAATGAGAAATATGTTCTAGAAAAAAGAATTGCTTATATGCGCATG GCATTTGATCAGCAACAACAAGACTTGGTTGATGCTGCATCAAAAGCTATTTCATATAGACAAGATATTATTGAGGAGAATATTCGTCTAACATATGCCTTGCAA GCTGCTCATGCAGAGAGATCGACTTTTGTATCTTCTTTGGTGCCCATTCTCTCAGAACACGGTCTTCAACCTTCTGTGGTTGATGCTCAGTCAATTGTCAGTAATCTTAAG GTTTTGTTTACCCACATGCAGGAGAGATTTATCATTGCTGAG GAAAAGCTGAAAGAATCTCAATATCAGATAACTCCATTGTATGCGGACATATCAAATGCAGGTTTTCCTGCACAGTCACCTTCCCATATGGTGGCACAAGCGACTGTTTCT CCAACATATCCACATGCACAGTCTCCAATTTCTTCTAATTTCCAAGCAAAACATGTTTGGGAGACAGTTGGGGACCAAAAACAGCAACATGGTCCAAGTAGTGTTCCTTCAAAGAATCTGGACCAGGACATTCCAGAAAGCACTCCTTCCATGAG GGATTATAGAACCTCCCAGGATGCTTCAGTTCAAATAAATCAAGGGGAAACTCATACTGCACATCATTCTGTGGAATCTAAAAATCAGTCATCTTTCAAAGACCTTTTGAGAAGTTCCCAAACTGATGACTCGGAGACAATTGCTCACGCTGGGAAAGAACCTTCTGTTCATTGTGCTTCAGGAAACTCACCTTACACAACTACTGGACAGGATGAACCAAATGCTTACTCTTACCTTCCTACAGTCCTTGAAGAGCCTAGTTCTAGAAACTCATTCTCTGAAG ATGATGATCCACTGCCAGCCATTGATGGTCTTCGAATTTCAGGTGATGCTTATCCTGGAAGGGAACTTCATGCAAGTGGGTACTCAATCAATGGAACAACAAGTTGTAATTTTGAG tggGTACGATATTTAGAAGATGGTTCTGTTAAGTATATTGAAG GAGCAAAACAACCGGACTATCTAGTTACTGCTGATGATGTGGATGCATACCTTGCTATTGAAGTTCAACCCCTGGATGATAGGAAGCGGAAG GGCGAACTTGTAAAGGTTTTTGCCAATGACCAAAGAAAGATAACTTGTG ATCCTGAAATGCAAGAGAAGATTAAGAGAACTTTGTCTAGTGGGCATGCAACATATGATGTATCATTATCg ACTAGATATCTTGATATATGGGAAACTGCTATTTTGACAATAAAGAAAGAAGGCTACAACATAAAATGTATTGGACCGCGTGGTGTTGTCACAGAGAAGTTTCAGAAAAATACCACA ATCTCCATTCCATATGGACATCCCACGGAGTTTCTCATTCAGGAGGCTAGTGGGGAGTATCTACTAAGGACGGAAGAGAGTAGCGT
- the LOC121975963 gene encoding uncharacterized protein LOC121975963 isoform X4 — protein sequence MPDLRSSGYSDTGPERGGAFWDVQRMGSHDSNPRRDIYGERGGSPPPWIPLSYGGGRVGNLVDRFSGLVLGDGRNEGVHQVIKALEDAESTIKQQLEENNVLKNELLQKAQELEKYRLEVKSLRPEIPTNDQVDAYKISNSNSPAGHEAERRWIENHSPLNPQAMVLHQNGVVGREETHLESVTANQHTYGSNKVNGDLRKFPGVHSALGSAGPSQYSTPSSRSLSPSRHQKEGGDQDKRFISSGNCLVPVSNLNSSTLWKQELVVKVREHEEEIAQLRKHLADYSIKEAQIRNEKYVLEKRIAYMRMAFDQQQQDLVDAASKAISYRQDIIEENIRLTYALQAAHAERSTFVSSLVPILSEHGLQPSVVDAQSIVSNLKVLFTHMQERFIIAEEKLKESQYQITPLYADISNAGFPAQSPSHMVAQATVSPTYPHAQSPISSNFQAKHVWETVGDQKQQHGPSSVPSKNLDQDIPESTPSMRDYRTSQDASVQINQGETHTAHHSVESKNQSSFKDLLRSSQTDDSETIAHAGKEPSVHCASGNSPYTTTGQDEPNAYSYLPTVLEEPSSRNSFSEADDDPLPAIDGLRISGDAYPGRELHASGYSINGTTSCNFEWVRYLEDGSVKYIEGAKQPDYLVTADDVDAYLAIEVQPLDDRKRKGELVKVFANDQRKITCDPEMQEKIKRTLSSGHATYDVSLSTRYLDIWETAILTIKKEGYNIKCIGPRGVVTEKFQKNTTISIPYGHPTEFLIQEASGEYLLRTEESSVLRDTIVLTLRIFKVMAGEKRKGRRKGLFFM from the exons ATGCCCGATTTGAGGTCCTCGGGCTACTCTGATACTGGCCCCGAGCGGGGAGGGGCGTTCTGGGATGTCCAGCGCATGGGAAGCCACGATTCGAACCCGAGGAGGGATATCTACGGCGAAAGAGGTGGCTCGCCGCCGCCGTGGATCCCTCTGTCGTATGGCGGCGGCAGGGTCGGGAACCTGGTGGATAGGTTTTCTGGGTTGGTCTTAGGCGATGGCCGAAATGAGGGCGTTCACCAAGTCATCAAGGCGTTGGAGGATGCCGAGAGCACTATCAAGCAACAG TTGGAAGAGAACAACGTATTAAAGAATGAACTCTTGCAAAAAGCACAAGAATTAGAAAAATAT agGTTAGAAGTCAAATCATTAAGGCCTGAAATACCTACAAATGATCaggtggatgcctataaaatcAGTAATTCCAATTCTCCAGCTGGACATGAAGCAGAGAGGAGATGGATAGAAAATCATTCACCTTTAAATCCTCAAGCTATGGTGCTTCATCAGAATGGAGTGGTTGGAAGGGAGGAAACTCATTTGGAATCTGTCACGGCTAATCAACACACATATGGGAGCAACAAGGTTAATGGTGACCTTCGAAAATTTCCTGGAGTACATTCTGCTTTAGGCAGTGCCGGTCCATCTCAATACTCTACACCATCATCTAGATCCTTGTCTCCAAGCAG GCATCAAAAGGAAGGAGGAGACCAAGATAAGAGGTTCATTTCATCAGGAAATTGTTTGGTGCCAGTGTCTAATCTCAACTCTAGTACTCTTTGGAAGCAG GAACTTGTTGTTAAGGTCAGAGAGCATGAAGAAGAGATTGCACAGTTAAGGAAGCATCTTGCTGATTATTCAATAAAG GAAGCACAAATACGCAATGAGAAATATGTTCTAGAAAAAAGAATTGCTTATATGCGCATG GCATTTGATCAGCAACAACAAGACTTGGTTGATGCTGCATCAAAAGCTATTTCATATAGACAAGATATTATTGAGGAGAATATTCGTCTAACATATGCCTTGCAA GCTGCTCATGCAGAGAGATCGACTTTTGTATCTTCTTTGGTGCCCATTCTCTCAGAACACGGTCTTCAACCTTCTGTGGTTGATGCTCAGTCAATTGTCAGTAATCTTAAG GTTTTGTTTACCCACATGCAGGAGAGATTTATCATTGCTGAG GAAAAGCTGAAAGAATCTCAATATCAGATAACTCCATTGTATGCGGACATATCAAATGCAGGTTTTCCTGCACAGTCACCTTCCCATATGGTGGCACAAGCGACTGTTTCT CCAACATATCCACATGCACAGTCTCCAATTTCTTCTAATTTCCAAGCAAAACATGTTTGGGAGACAGTTGGGGACCAAAAACAGCAACATGGTCCAAGTAGTGTTCCTTCAAAGAATCTGGACCAGGACATTCCAGAAAGCACTCCTTCCATGAG GGATTATAGAACCTCCCAGGATGCTTCAGTTCAAATAAATCAAGGGGAAACTCATACTGCACATCATTCTGTGGAATCTAAAAATCAGTCATCTTTCAAAGACCTTTTGAGAAGTTCCCAAACTGATGACTCGGAGACAATTGCTCACGCTGGGAAAGAACCTTCTGTTCATTGTGCTTCAGGAAACTCACCTTACACAACTACTGGACAGGATGAACCAAATGCTTACTCTTACCTTCCTACAGTCCTTGAAGAGCCTAGTTCTAGAAACTCATTCTCTGAAG CAGATGATGATCCACTGCCAGCCATTGATGGTCTTCGAATTTCAGGTGATGCTTATCCTGGAAGGGAACTTCATGCAAGTGGGTACTCAATCAATGGAACAACAAGTTGTAATTTTGAG tggGTACGATATTTAGAAGATGGTTCTGTTAAGTATATTGAAG GAGCAAAACAACCGGACTATCTAGTTACTGCTGATGATGTGGATGCATACCTTGCTATTGAAGTTCAACCCCTGGATGATAGGAAGCGGAAG GGCGAACTTGTAAAGGTTTTTGCCAATGACCAAAGAAAGATAACTTGTG ATCCTGAAATGCAAGAGAAGATTAAGAGAACTTTGTCTAGTGGGCATGCAACATATGATGTATCATTATCg ACTAGATATCTTGATATATGGGAAACTGCTATTTTGACAATAAAGAAAGAAGGCTACAACATAAAATGTATTGGACCGCGTGGTGTTGTCACAGAGAAGTTTCAGAAAAATACCACA ATCTCCATTCCATATGGACATCCCACGGAGTTTCTCATTCAGGAGGCTAGTGGGGAGTATCTACTAAGGACGGAAGAGAGTAGCGT